One Vigna unguiculata cultivar IT97K-499-35 chromosome 7, ASM411807v1, whole genome shotgun sequence genomic region harbors:
- the LOC114191345 gene encoding probable transcription factor At5g28040, whose protein sequence is MLSPLVSWFLSPSSSSSEEEEENLDINTHNNHTKNQNQQNFNTQDDDNDQYLSSCDVDDTIPVALAVPSASPAVTVAFPADDERSTVPGTTATATTFVTRSKGQCSNKYSGMVRQYQRLWTKQDEKELLKGYLDYIKQHGRTTTTLQNDVASLYDHVRPKLNVDFNRNQLVEKLRRLKRKHKLALNKEVPFRNLQEQAIFEISNKIWGNDTDILLDQESLDGDASGRTPESRYLGGNVKVKIDQLDNFDEIDERVPKRLRLDDAEDVNRTNEHNNGGSSLQGFIEETMRSCFSPLLKEMLEEVNQEPPPGSVPIPLPLYPEEVDHEQWRKRGILELEVYSKRLELLQDQIKARLEEMRSRQEVYDKTSPECAETACALSNTNNFNE, encoded by the coding sequence ATGCTTTCCCCGTTGGTTTCTTGGTTCTTGTCTCCTTCTTCCTCCTCGtccgaagaagaagaagaaaacctTGACATTAACACTCATAATAATCACACTAAGAATCAAAACCAACAAAACTTCAATACACAAGATGATGATAATGACCAATATCTTAGCTCATGCGATGTGGATGACACCATTCCCGTTGCTCTCGCCGTTCCCAGTGCCAGCCCTGCCGTGACGGTGGCCTTTCCGGCCGACGATGAAAGAAGCACGGTTCCCGGCACCACCGCCACTGCCACCACATTTGTAACACGCTCAAAAGGGCAGTGCTCCAACAAGTATTCGGGCATGGTGAGACAGTATCAGAGGCTGTGGACGAAACAGGACGAGAAGGAACTGCTAAAGGGATACCTTGATTACATTAAGCAGCATGGGAGGACAACCACCACCCTCCAAAACGACGTAGCCTCGTTGTATGATCACGTGAGGCCAAAACTGAACGTCGATTTCAACAGGAATCAGCTTGTTGAGAAGCTGCGTAGACTAAAGAGGAAGCACAAATTGGCTTTGAACAAGGAGGTTCCCTTTAGGAACCTCCAGGAACAGGCCATTTTCGAAATTTCAAACAAGATTTGGGGCAATGACACTGATATCCTATTAGACCAAGAGTCTTTGGATGGTGATGCGTCAGGACGCACTCCTGAAAGTCGTTACCTTGGTGGCAACGTTAAGGTGAAGATTGATCAACTTGACAACTTTGATGAAATAGACGAGAGAGTGCCAAAGCGGTTAAGGCTAGATGATGCAGAAGATGTGAACAGAACAAATGAACATAACAATGGTGGTAGCAGCCTACAGGGCTTCATTGAGGAGACCATGAGGTCCTGTTTCTCTCCATTGCTGAAGGAAATGTTGGAGGAAGTAAACCAAGAGCCACCTCCTGGGTCGGTGCCAATTCCATTGCCGCTATATCCTGAGGAAGTGGATCATGAGCAATGGAGAAAACGAGGGATTTTGGAGCTGGAGGTGTATTCGAAGAGGTTGGAGTTGTTGCAGGATCAGATCAAGGCTAGATTGGAGGAAATGCGATCTAGACAGGAGGTGTATGATAAAACTTCTCCAGAATGTGCAGAAACAGCTTGTGCTTTATCCAACACCAACAACTTCAACGAATAG